In the Helianthus annuus cultivar XRQ/B chromosome 11, HanXRQr2.0-SUNRISE, whole genome shotgun sequence genome, one interval contains:
- the LOC110890718 gene encoding ankyrin repeat domain-containing protein 13A encodes METLDVAPYAHSPVHKAVLTKDYTGLKKIIAGLPRLVDPSMIRTESDSVAEEAKADAISAVIDRRDVPNRDTPLHLAVKNSDIVATEILMRAGADWSLQNEHGWSALQEAICSREEVIAKIIIKHYQPAAWAKWCRRLPRLLATMRRMRDFYMEITFQFESSVIPFISRIAPSDTYKIWKRGANLRADTTLAGFDGFRIQRADQTFLFLGDGSEDGKVKPGSLCVILHKDKEVMNALDGAGGSATDAEVNQEVQAMSRSNIFRPGIDVTQAVLVPQMTWRGFEKTEFVGNWKAKVYDMQNVVVSIKSRRAPGVKPDDELFTNGNDNEMDREELNDILTDEERKQLEEALKSSSLDQDCENSNGTVKHQRGSRERIDIPIEDGFSHENNYNKREKGKKGWFDRWRKRDTKSSQSQVISGKRSIDIVSSGDEDRNDKRFGKKRDGNHESEYKKGLRPILWLSPDFPLHTDELLPLLDILANKVKAIRRLRELLTTKLPIGTFPVKVAIPVIPTVRVLVTFTKFEELQPLDEFSTPPSSPLPTDHNLPASTSSSFWYQWIKAPYQHLSSSTSASTSCVDNDHDPFVIPADYTWITAEEKKKKMQEKRSKEMKNSKGSNRV; translated from the exons ATGGAAACCCTAGATGTTGCCCCATATGCACATAGTCCTGTACACAAAGCAGTATTGACCAAAGATTACACTGGGTTAAAGAAAATAATCGCGGGTCTCCCTCGGCTCGTTGACCCTTCCATGATCCGGACCGAATCCGACTCGGTTGCGGAAGAAGCCAAGGCGGACGCGATCTCCGCGGTGATCGACCGCAGGGATGTCCCTAACCGGGACACCCCGCTTCATTTAGCGGTCAAGAATAGTGACATTGTCGCCACGGAGATTCTTATGCGTGCTGGCGCCGATTGGAGCTTGCAGAACGAGCACGGGTGGAGTGCGTTACAAGAAGCGATATGCAGCCGTGAAGAAGTTATTGCCAAgattataataaaacattatcaaCCCGCGGCTTGGGCTAAGTGGTGTAGAAGGTTACCGCGGTTATTAGCAACGATGAGGAGGATGCGCGATTTTTATATGGAGATAACGTTCCAGTTCGAAAGCTCGGTTATCCCGTTTATTTCCCGGATTGCTCCGTCGGATACGTACAAGATTTGGAAACGTGGTGCGAATTTGCGGGCTGATACGACGCTAGCGGGTTTCGATGGTTTTAGAATTCAACGGGCCGATCAAACGTTTTTGTTTTTAGGTGATGGTTCGGAAGATGGGAAGGTGAAGCCCGGGTCGCTTTGTGTGATTTTGCATAAGGATAAAGAAGTGATGAACGCGTTGGACGGTGCGGGTGGGTCTGCCACTGATGCAGAGGTGAACCAGGAGGTTCAAGCGATGTCTCGGAGTAATATATTTAGGCCCGGGATTGACGTGACGCAAGCGGTTCTTGTGCCGCAGATGACGTGGAGAGGGTTCGAGAAAACGGAATTCGTCGGGAATTGGAAAGCGAAAGTTTACGATATGCAAAATGTTGTTGTGAGTATTAAATCGCGAAGGGCTCCGGGGGTTAAGCCGGACGATGAGTTGTTTACAAATGGTAACGACAACGAAATGGATAGGGAAGAATTAAATGATATTTTGACCGATGAAGAGCGCAAGCAACTTGAAGAGGCGTTAAAGTCCAGTTCGTTGGATCAGGACTGTGAAAATAGCAACGGGACTGTTAAGCATCAGCGTGGTTCTCGTGAGCGAATAGATATCCCAATTGAAGACGGTTTTAGTCATGAAAATAATTATAACAAGCGGGAAAAAGGAAAGAAAGGTTGGTTCGATAGATGGAGAAAACGGGATACTAAGAGTAGTCAAAGTCAAGTTATATCCGGAAAACGTTCTATAGATATCGTTTCTAGCGGAGATGAGGATAGAAATGACAAACGTTTCGGTAAGAAAAGAGATGGAAACCACGAGAGCGAGTATAAGAAAGGGTTGAGGCCGATTCTTTGGCTTTCGCCTGATTTTCCGTTGCATACCGATGAACTATTGCCTTTGCTTGATATTTTGGCGAATAAAGTGAAGGCGATACGAAGATTAAGAGAATTACTTACCACAAAACTTCCAATCGGCACGTTTCCTGTTAAG GTCGCCATTCCGGTGATCCCCACCGTACGGGTGTTGGTTACATTCACAAAATTCGAAGAATTACAGCCGTTGGATGAATTTTCAACACCACCTTCGAGTCCTCTACCCACAGATCACAATCTCCCAGCAAGCACAAGCTCGTCATTTTGGTATCAGTGGATCAAAGCTCCGTATCAACACCTCAGCTCATCAACGAGCGCTTCAACTTCATGTGTAGATAACGATCATGACCCGTTTGTGATTCCTGCTGACTACACGTGGATCACAGccgaagaaaagaagaagaagatgcaGGAAAAGAGAAGCAAAGAAATGAAGAACTCGAAAGGGAGTAACCGAGTTTAG